In one window of Saprospiraceae bacterium DNA:
- the tnpB gene encoding IS66 family insertion sequence element accessory protein TnpB encodes MIPFTESRRYFFYNGITDMRKSYDGLYGLIQQIMSSNPLSGDVYLFYNRRRNQIRMMVYDRGSLVLLSKRLSKGTFEKLNTEIVDQKYLVSYTHLMCIMDGI; translated from the coding sequence GTGATTCCATTCACAGAAAGCCGACGTTACTTTTTTTACAATGGGATAACGGACATGCGTAAGAGTTATGATGGATTGTATGGATTGATACAGCAAATCATGAGTAGCAATCCTTTGTCGGGTGATGTGTATTTATTTTACAATCGACGACGCAATCAAATCAGGATGATGGTGTATGATCGGGGAAGTCTTGTGCTGCTTAGCAAGCGATTGAGTAAAGGGACATTTGAAAAATTAAATACGGAGATAGTTGATCAAAAATATTTGGTAAGTTATACACATTTAATGTGCATAATGGATGGAATTTAG